In Nostoc piscinale CENA21, the genomic stretch AATTTACTACAGCTTGTATCATAATTATTTCTCCTCAGTAACTTGTTAATTATCTATAGCAATCCTAAATGATGTGCAAACATCCCTCTACCTTGTCTCCCTTGTCCCCCTTGTCAAATAGGACTGCTATATTGCTTATGAATTACCGTCCGGCTAATAATGCTTTCGTTGCAGATTCTCCAGCTAACTTCACCTGATTTGTCAAATGTACATTTAACAAAGCTAAAACAGTAAACTCGGCTAAAAGTGACATAAAAACTGTTGTTGTGGCTGAGTATTCCAAAGCAGCCCAAGGAAAATTAGAAAATAACCACAAGACAGCATTTTCTTCAGGTCTAATGTACAATAAACCAAATAGAGAAGGTGGCGTTAACATCAATGCACCTAGAATCATACTTGCAAAAAACACACGCTTGGAAGTCTTTAACAATAGTATTCTCTGCACTATGGTGGCGTAAATCATAGCTATAGTAATAAACATTGCCACTCCTAAAATAGCTTTCAGTCTGCCAATTTTATTCACCCAGTCAATAGCACTGTTATGGTGAATATTCAAAGCTGGGGCGAGGATAATCCAAACTAATAAGGGGAGAGTAATGATTATTAAACTCAACCCAACTGAAACTATGACAGGGCTTTTATCATGCCAAATTAAATCACGCCATACAGATTTCTGACTAAAAGTATCACTGCTAGATGTTTGTTGATGACGATATCTTGCCCAATCTTGTACTTGTTGTCTATGAGGAGACAAAATCATGAACAAACAAGTTAATATAACGAAGTTAAAGAATACAATCCAGAAGAAGTTTTGACCAATTTGATAGTTCAAATCATAGTAACAGTTTATTGGTTTATATTGTCGGTAAGCGGGGCAATAATTTTTAGTATATTGCAGGGTGAAGCCCCAAAAAATTACTTGAGAACCAGCTACAAGTAAGTAACTTTGTGCTTTACTGAGTAAGGTAGCATTAGGATTACGAAATCGCCGCCCAAGTGCTTGCCAAATCCAATAGCAACCAACACCATAATTGAGTAGGTGTAACCCAGTAAATGTAAAAATATTTTTCCCTAATGGTATGTAAAAAAATTGGGTTTCTGCTAATAATGATGGGTTGCTTCTATTCAAGAGATTTGGGAACATATATTTCAGCATATCAAAAGGACTTAATAGCCTCAGCCAAGCTGCTGTGGTGTGTAAGCCTTCACTATTAAATGCAAATTGCATTGTATTTAGTAAGAATATGAGAACTGCACCACTAGCCAACCAAGGTTGAAAACCACTAAATCGATTACTCATCAAGCCAAATAATAACGTGGCACTGTAAAAGAAGAAACAACTAGTAGCTAAGACGATATAAAAGCTGAAAATATAACTGATGTTAACTCGGGCAGAAATTCCTGACCATATATGTAAGGGAATCGCTAGCAAAATTACCAAGTAAATGACAATTGGGACACCTAGAATTTTGCCAGTTAAAATGCTGGTTTCTGGCTGGGGACTGAGGCGGATAAAATTCAGCGTACCGCGCTTTTCTTCTTGGGCGAGATTGTTGACTAGTAAATATGTCCCAGCAACTAATAGTATGTAGATAAAAACTATGCAGAGTGTGATAAATATATATTCCCAGTGGTCACGCCACCACATTTGAAAGTTAATTTCAGCAACAGGACATGGCTGCTGATATAAATAATTATTTAACTGTTGTTGTTGTGCTTCGAGTGATTTTAATTGTGCTTTGAAGTCTTGAAGTTTGGTTAAATCATAGTTTTGCTTACTATTATAGAAGTTGATTTGCCTTTGAGTATTATCTATGAGTTTATAAACTGATTCAATTTGTTTTTGATAACCTTTGCTCAGATTACAATATGAGCCATTCATGGCATATTTGTTATGAGGATATTGACCAAGATGATAGAGAGCAAGTCCTAACTGAGCAATTAGAGAGATAGCAAAAGCAAATATTAAATTAAAACCTTTAAGACGACCTTTAATTTCTCGCAGAAGCTGAGGGTTCCAATCGCCAATTTTATCCAAAAGATTGAGATACATAAGAGTAATGATTCTAAGTGTGAAAGTTGATAATTTAAGATGCTTGTTTATGACCAAGCTTGATAAAAATGCTTTCTAGGTCTTCTTGAGTGCAATGAAAGTCAGTAACGGGGATATCAGCTTGAATTAGCGATCGCAACAATTCTGCACAAGCATTCTGATCACCAGAAAAGTTCACACGCAGATTATTACTTCCTGGTAAAAATTCCCATTCTTCTACCAAAGGATGATTTTTCAATTCACTAATTACAGCATCAATTCTGCCCAAGGTTGACAAAATAATTTGTTGTCTAGCTAATCGCTGATAAAGTTGTTCGAGTGAAGCACTTTCTACTAAAAAACCTAACTCCATAATTCCAATCGAAGTACACAGTTCCGCTAAATCGCTCAGAACATGGGACGAAATTAAAATTGTCATTCCAGCTTCTTGCAAAGCTTTGATAATTTCGCGGAATTGCATTCTTGCAATTGGATCAAGACCCGATACAGGTTCATCTAGTAGTAGTAAAATCGGCTCATGGATGATAGTGCGTGCTAAACTAAGGCGCTGTTTCATCCCCCGTGACAGTGTAGAAATTAAACTGTTGCGTTTATTCCCCAATTGAATGAGTTCTAAAACTTCGTGTAGACGTTGAGTGCGACGTGGTTCGCGCAAACGATACAAACGCGCAAAGTAATCGAGATAATCCCAAACTGTTAAATCTTCATACAGGGGATAGTCATCGGGTAAATAACCAAGACGACGCTTGATAGTCGGGTTACTCTTGTCCCGTACCATGCGATCGCCGTTAATATATATCTCACCCGTAGTTGGTTCCTCAGCCGTTGCTAACATCCGAATGAGAGTCGTTTTACCTGCACCATTCGGCCCTATCAGTCCGTAGACTTCACCCGTTTCAATTTCCAAATGAACATCATTTACGGCTATATACCTTTCAAATTGCTTGGTGAGTCCACAGGTGCGAATTGCTAATTCTTTTACCATAGCTGCGAGAGTACGGTGATTGATTCTTAACTAACCTAGCCTCTCTCTACCGCGGTTGTCAGTCTCGTTTCGGAAATTGAAACTGAGTTTATCGGAACTTGATGCTTAGTGTTGAATGTTACGTAATTATTTCAGTGGCTGTGTAGCGGTTTTATTTGAAATGACAAGGGGGATAAGGGAAACAAGGGAGAGAGAGGAGTTGTGTATGACTTGTCTACAACGAGTGAGAAATGCGATTAATTGAGGAAAAATTCTTGTGTCTTGATTGCATAAAAAAAATACCCGACTGATTTATCAAATTCGGGTATTTAGACAAATGTAATTAGATTGAAATAAGGCAAACTTAACTCATCAAAGATGCAGATGAGATAATAGATTGGGCATCTTCTGGTGTACCGTTTGCCAATTGATTACTAAAGGCATAACGTTGTTCTGGAATAGGATAACCGGCTTCACCAAAGGTTTCACGAATAACTTTATTGGTGTCAAAATAAACTTGCCAGTAATGTTCGTTATTGCAGTAAGGACGGACTGCTAGGACTGGCCCTGCTAAATTAAATGTAATAATTTCTACATCTGGTGCAGGATTATTGACTACGTTGGGAATTTGGCTGATTCTGGCTTTGAGACGAGCGATCGCATCATTATGATCGACATTGTGATGTAGTTGTGCCAGTAGATCAACTCGACGGTAGGGATTGGCTGAGAAATTTTGGATATTATCAGAAAAAATCTTGTTATTGGCGACAATTGTTAACACATTATCTGGCGTGGTGATATTGGTTGTGAACAGTCCAATTTCTGTAACTGTACCTGTGACACCTGCTGCTGTGATAAAGTCGCCAACTTTAAATGGACTAAACACAATCAAAAACGCACCAGCAGCAAAGTTAGCTAACAATCCACCCCACGCTGCACCAATCGCCACACCTGCGGCGGCTAACAATGCAGCA encodes the following:
- a CDS encoding ABC transporter permease subunit, producing MYLNLLDKIGDWNPQLLREIKGRLKGFNLIFAFAISLIAQLGLALYHLGQYPHNKYAMNGSYCNLSKGYQKQIESVYKLIDNTQRQINFYNSKQNYDLTKLQDFKAQLKSLEAQQQQLNNYLYQQPCPVAEINFQMWWRDHWEYIFITLCIVFIYILLVAGTYLLVNNLAQEEKRGTLNFIRLSPQPETSILTGKILGVPIVIYLVILLAIPLHIWSGISARVNISYIFSFYIVLATSCFFFYSATLLFGLMSNRFSGFQPWLASGAVLIFLLNTMQFAFNSEGLHTTAAWLRLLSPFDMLKYMFPNLLNRSNPSLLAETQFFYIPLGKNIFTFTGLHLLNYGVGCYWIWQALGRRFRNPNATLLSKAQSYLLVAGSQVIFWGFTLQYTKNYCPAYRQYKPINCYYDLNYQIGQNFFWIVFFNFVILTCLFMILSPHRQQVQDWARYRHQQTSSSDTFSQKSVWRDLIWHDKSPVIVSVGLSLIIITLPLLVWIILAPALNIHHNSAIDWVNKIGRLKAILGVAMFITIAMIYATIVQRILLLKTSKRVFFASMILGALMLTPPSLFGLLYIRPEENAVLWLFSNFPWAALEYSATTTVFMSLLAEFTVLALLNVHLTNQVKLAGESATKALLAGR
- a CDS encoding ABC transporter ATP-binding protein → MVKELAIRTCGLTKQFERYIAVNDVHLEIETGEVYGLIGPNGAGKTTLIRMLATAEEPTTGEIYINGDRMVRDKSNPTIKRRLGYLPDDYPLYEDLTVWDYLDYFARLYRLREPRRTQRLHEVLELIQLGNKRNSLISTLSRGMKQRLSLARTIIHEPILLLLDEPVSGLDPIARMQFREIIKALQEAGMTILISSHVLSDLAELCTSIGIMELGFLVESASLEQLYQRLARQQIILSTLGRIDAVISELKNHPLVEEWEFLPGSNNLRVNFSGDQNACAELLRSLIQADIPVTDFHCTQEDLESIFIKLGHKQAS
- a CDS encoding mechanosensitive ion channel family protein, which encodes MNLNQIGQVAVALLTTFGLKILGAIALWIVAQKLIDFALKLVRRGFRSQHVDPTLVNYLLNIIGVTLRIVLVVAILGFFGIETTSFAALLAAAGVAIGAAWGGLLANFAAGAFLIVFSPFKVGDFITAAGVTGTVTEIGLFTTNITTPDNVLTIVANNKIFSDNIQNFSANPYRRVDLLAQLHHNVDHNDAIARLKARISQIPNVVNNPAPDVEIITFNLAGPVLAVRPYCNNEHYWQVYFDTNKVIRETFGEAGYPIPEQRYAFSNQLANGTPEDAQSIISSASLMS